A genomic segment from Sphingopyxis sp. DBS4 encodes:
- a CDS encoding phosphotransferase family protein — translation MTTGLDAQKAFSGTVAPEGSDRLDEAKLTAWMEANVAGFQGPLTQGKFAGGQSNPTYKISAPSGNYVLRRKPFGPLLPSAHAVDREYKVQAGLHKIGFPVARQYGLCTDDSVVGSWFYVMGMVDGQTIWDGSMPGSTPENRRATYDAMIDTLAALHNVDVEAAGLADFGKPGNYFGRQVDRWTKQYKLSETETMDEMERLIAWLPATLPEQTRTSVVHGDYRIDNMIFAKDRPEVLAVLDWELSTLGDPLADFTYVAMAWVTENGGRSGVMDLDRVSLGIPELDEVVERYCAATGRDGVPDMNWYFAYNFFRLAGIMQGIKKRVIDGTASSAHAKAMSERVLPLAEKAWDFARKAGA, via the coding sequence ATGACGACGGGTCTCGACGCGCAAAAGGCCTTCAGCGGCACCGTCGCACCCGAAGGTTCCGACCGCCTCGACGAGGCGAAGCTGACGGCGTGGATGGAAGCGAATGTCGCGGGCTTTCAGGGGCCGCTGACGCAGGGCAAGTTCGCCGGCGGCCAGTCGAACCCGACCTACAAGATCAGCGCGCCGTCGGGCAATTATGTGCTCCGGCGCAAACCCTTCGGCCCGCTGCTTCCCTCGGCGCACGCGGTCGACCGCGAGTATAAGGTGCAGGCCGGCCTTCATAAAATCGGCTTCCCGGTCGCGCGCCAATATGGGCTGTGCACCGACGACAGCGTCGTCGGCAGCTGGTTCTATGTCATGGGGATGGTCGACGGCCAGACGATCTGGGACGGATCGATGCCCGGTTCGACGCCCGAGAACCGCCGCGCGACCTATGATGCGATGATCGACACGCTCGCCGCGCTGCACAACGTCGATGTCGAGGCAGCGGGGCTGGCGGACTTCGGCAAGCCCGGCAATTATTTCGGCCGCCAGGTCGATCGCTGGACCAAGCAGTACAAGCTGTCCGAAACCGAGACGATGGACGAGATGGAGCGGCTGATCGCCTGGCTGCCCGCGACGCTGCCCGAGCAGACGCGCACCAGCGTCGTCCACGGCGACTATCGCATCGACAATATGATCTTCGCCAAGGACCGACCCGAGGTGCTCGCGGTGCTCGACTGGGAGCTGTCGACGCTCGGCGATCCGCTCGCCGACTTCACCTATGTCGCGATGGCGTGGGTGACCGAGAATGGCGGGCGATCGGGCGTCATGGACCTCGACCGCGTGAGCCTGGGCATTCCCGAGCTCGACGAGGTCGTCGAGCGTTATTGCGCCGCCACCGGCCGCGACGGCGTGCCCGACATGAACTGGTATTTCGCCTATAATTTCTTCCGCCTCGCCGGAATCATGCAGGGGATCAAGAAGCGCGTCATCGACGGCACCGCGTCATCGGCGCACGCCAAGGCGATGTCCGAACGCGTCCTGCCGCTCGCCGAAAAGGCCTGGGACTTTGCGCGAAAGGCCGGCGCATGA
- a CDS encoding SDR family NAD(P)-dependent oxidoreductase: MGALDGKIAIITGAGSGIGRASALRFAAEGAKLVIGDKTAAVHDTAKAVKDAGGEVVALEIDAGVEADVAKLVATAKDSFGGLDVAFANAGIIGDMGGIFDFDPAAWAETLRVNLIGPALMVKHAGKAMVDQGRGGAIVLTASVAGLNSGAGPGAYSASKAGVINLAKVAAQQLSTSGVRVNAVCPGLTETGMTKPTFDYARAKEVTHKLGQLNPLRRAAQPEELANVALFLASDQASYVNGQAIAVDGGLTSSHPVTRQLLGQTSH, translated from the coding sequence ATGGGCGCATTGGACGGCAAGATCGCGATCATCACCGGCGCGGGCAGCGGCATCGGCCGCGCAAGTGCGCTGCGTTTCGCCGCCGAGGGCGCGAAGCTCGTCATCGGCGACAAGACCGCGGCGGTGCACGACACCGCCAAGGCGGTGAAGGACGCGGGCGGCGAGGTCGTCGCGCTGGAGATCGACGCGGGGGTCGAGGCCGACGTCGCGAAGCTGGTCGCCACCGCGAAGGACAGCTTCGGCGGGCTCGACGTCGCCTTCGCCAACGCCGGGATCATCGGCGACATGGGCGGCATCTTCGATTTCGATCCCGCCGCATGGGCCGAAACGCTGCGCGTCAATCTGATCGGCCCCGCGCTGATGGTGAAGCACGCCGGGAAAGCAATGGTCGATCAGGGCCGCGGCGGCGCGATCGTCCTCACGGCCAGTGTCGCGGGACTCAATTCGGGCGCGGGTCCGGGCGCCTATTCGGCATCGAAGGCCGGGGTCATCAACCTCGCCAAGGTTGCGGCGCAGCAGCTTTCGACAAGCGGCGTGCGCGTCAACGCGGTCTGCCCCGGCCTCACCGAAACCGGGATGACCAAGCCGACCTTCGATTATGCGCGCGCCAAGGAGGTCACCCACAAGCTCGGCCAGCTCAATCCCCTGCGCCGCGCCGCGCAGCCCGAGGAACTCGCGAATGTCGCGCTCTTCCTCGCGAGCGATCAGGCGAGCTATGTCAACGGACAGGCGATCGCGGTCGATGGCGGCCTCACCAGCTCGCACCCGGTGACGCGCCAGCTTCTGGGCCAGACCTCGCACTAG
- a CDS encoding SDR family NAD(P)-dependent oxidoreductase produces the protein MSLFDMTGQVALITGSSRGIGKAIAEAMAEQGAKVVISSRKQDACDAVAAALNAKYGDGTAIAVAANISSKDDLQHLVDATTAAFGPVTALVCNAASNPYYGPSAGISDEQFRKILDNNIVANHWLIHMCAPAMLTAGKGSITIISSIGGLKGSSILGAYAISKAADMQMARNLADEFGPQGVRVNCIAPGLIKTDFARALWENPDTLEISTRRSSLRRIGEPEEIAGAAVFLASRAGGFTTGQTIVIDGGNTSSGG, from the coding sequence ATGAGCCTGTTCGACATGACGGGCCAGGTCGCGCTGATCACCGGGTCATCGCGCGGCATCGGCAAGGCGATCGCCGAAGCGATGGCCGAACAGGGCGCAAAGGTCGTGATATCGAGCCGCAAGCAGGACGCGTGCGACGCGGTCGCGGCCGCACTGAACGCGAAATATGGCGACGGAACCGCGATCGCGGTCGCCGCGAACATCTCGTCGAAAGACGATCTGCAACATCTGGTCGATGCTACGACCGCGGCCTTCGGCCCGGTCACCGCGCTCGTCTGCAACGCCGCGTCGAACCCCTATTACGGCCCGTCGGCGGGGATCAGCGACGAGCAGTTCCGCAAGATCCTCGACAATAATATCGTCGCCAATCACTGGCTGATCCACATGTGCGCGCCGGCGATGCTCACGGCGGGCAAGGGGTCGATCACGATCATCAGCTCGATCGGGGGCCTCAAGGGGTCGTCGATCCTCGGCGCCTATGCGATCTCCAAGGCCGCCGACATGCAGATGGCGCGCAACCTCGCCGATGAATTCGGGCCGCAGGGCGTGCGCGTGAACTGCATCGCGCCCGGCCTCATCAAGACCGACTTCGCGCGGGCGCTGTGGGAAAATCCCGACACGCTGGAAATATCGACGCGCCGCTCGTCGCTTCGCCGCATCGGCGAGCCCGAGGAAATCGCGGGAGCCGCGGTCTTTCTCGCGAGCCGCGCAGGCGGCTTCACCACAGGTCAGACGATCGTCATCGACGGCGGCAATACTTCGAGCGGAGGATGA
- a CDS encoding Zn-dependent alcohol dehydrogenase encodes MTKAAVLIEPGKPLQIEEIVVDKPGPHEVRIRTAACGLCHSDLHFIDGAYPHPLPAIPGHEAAGIVEAVGSEVRTVKPGDAVVTCLSAFCGHCEFCVSGRMSLCMGGDTRRPVGSAPRITRPDGSPVNQMLNLSAFSEVMLVHEHACVAIDPDMPLDRAAVIGCAVTTGAGTIFNACKVTPGETVAVVGCGGVGLATINAAKIAGAGRIIAADPVPEKRALAQKLGATDVVDALADDAAKQIVELTKGGVDHAIEAVGRPASASLAVASLRRGGTATILGMMPLSEKVGLGAMDLLSGKKLQGAIMGGNRFPVDIPRLVDFYLRGLLDLDSIVAETIPLAKINEGFDKMKKGDAARSVIVFDQ; translated from the coding sequence ATGACCAAAGCCGCCGTCCTGATCGAACCGGGCAAACCGCTGCAGATCGAAGAGATCGTCGTCGACAAGCCCGGCCCGCATGAAGTGCGCATCCGCACCGCAGCGTGTGGCCTCTGCCATTCGGACCTGCATTTCATCGACGGCGCCTATCCGCATCCGCTGCCCGCGATTCCGGGCCATGAGGCGGCGGGGATCGTCGAGGCGGTCGGCAGCGAGGTCCGCACGGTGAAGCCGGGAGACGCGGTCGTCACCTGCCTCAGCGCCTTCTGCGGCCATTGCGAGTTCTGCGTCAGCGGCCGCATGTCGCTGTGCATGGGCGGCGACACGCGCCGCCCTGTCGGATCGGCCCCGCGCATCACGCGTCCCGACGGATCGCCGGTCAATCAGATGCTCAATCTCTCGGCCTTCTCCGAGGTGATGCTGGTCCACGAACATGCGTGCGTCGCGATCGACCCCGACATGCCGCTCGACCGCGCCGCGGTGATCGGCTGCGCGGTGACGACGGGCGCGGGAACGATCTTCAACGCCTGCAAGGTGACCCCGGGCGAGACGGTCGCGGTCGTCGGCTGCGGCGGCGTCGGGCTCGCGACGATCAACGCCGCGAAGATCGCGGGCGCGGGGCGCATCATCGCCGCCGATCCGGTTCCCGAAAAGCGCGCGCTGGCGCAGAAGCTGGGCGCGACCGACGTCGTCGACGCGCTCGCCGACGATGCCGCGAAGCAGATCGTCGAGCTGACGAAGGGCGGCGTCGATCATGCGATCGAAGCGGTCGGGCGTCCGGCCTCGGCGAGTCTTGCGGTTGCCTCGCTTCGCCGCGGCGGCACCGCGACGATCCTCGGCATGATGCCGCTTTCGGAAAAGGTCGGGCTCGGCGCGATGGACCTGCTTTCGGGCAAGAAGCTCCAGGGCGCGATCATGGGAGGCAACCGCTTCCCCGTCGATATTCCGCGCCTCGTCGATTTCTACCTGCGCGGGCTGCTCGACCTCGACAGCATCGTCGCCGAAACGATTCCGCTCGCAAAGATCAACGAAGGATTCGACAAGATGAAGAAAGGCGATGCCGCGCGGTCGGTGATCGTGTTCGACCAATGA